From Varibaculum massiliense, a single genomic window includes:
- the pheA gene encoding prephenate dehydratase produces the protein MNTGIKSYAFLGPVGTFCHQALLQVAPADAEMIPCAGERLAMDMVREGKADRAVVPIENSIEGGVSATLDSLGWDKRLQIVAEMIVPVGFTLAVSAGTKLSDITRIGTHSHAWAQCRNWVADHLPGAIHVATTSTAESARMLAEGNAGFQAVLASTAAVSTYGLKALYQDVADNPGAVTRFVEVANPGQVPEACGADKTTIQVRLPNDYRSGALLEMLQQFSARGINLSRIESRPLAGQPGRYVFSIDLDGHIREERVQSALRGLYRISEDLRFLGSYARADQVRNDHAPRTGNSDFQRARAWVDSILGK, from the coding sequence ATGAATACTGGGATAAAAAGTTATGCGTTCTTAGGGCCGGTGGGTACTTTCTGTCACCAGGCGTTGCTCCAAGTGGCACCGGCTGATGCGGAAATGATCCCCTGTGCAGGAGAACGCCTAGCTATGGATATGGTGCGGGAAGGGAAAGCGGATCGAGCCGTGGTTCCCATCGAAAACTCAATTGAAGGGGGAGTTAGCGCCACCCTGGATTCTCTGGGGTGGGATAAACGCCTGCAGATAGTAGCGGAAATGATAGTTCCGGTCGGGTTTACTTTGGCGGTGAGCGCCGGCACTAAGCTTTCCGATATTACCCGCATCGGTACCCACTCTCATGCCTGGGCGCAATGCCGTAATTGGGTGGCGGATCATCTGCCGGGGGCAATTCACGTGGCCACCACCTCTACTGCCGAATCAGCCCGGATGCTGGCTGAGGGTAATGCTGGTTTTCAAGCAGTTCTGGCCTCAACAGCGGCGGTAAGTACCTATGGACTTAAAGCTCTCTACCAGGACGTAGCCGATAATCCGGGCGCAGTTACCCGTTTCGTGGAAGTAGCCAACCCCGGTCAGGTACCGGAAGCTTGCGGGGCGGACAAAACCACGATTCAAGTGCGTTTACCTAATGACTACCGCTCCGGGGCGCTACTAGAAATGCTGCAACAGTTCTCGGCTCGTGGAATTAACCTCAGTCGCATTGAGTCGCGTCCGCTAGCCGGGCAACCGGGACGGTACGTTTTCAGTATTGACTTGGACGGACATATTAGAGAAGAACGAGTGCAATCTGCTTTGCGCGGTCTCTACCGCATCAGTGAGGACTTACGTTTCTTAGGTTCGTACGCTCGCGCTGACCAAGTGCGAAACGACCATGCTCCTCGCACCGGAAACAGTGATTTTCAGCGGGCTAGAGCCTGGGTGGATTCTATTTTGGGCAAATAG